TTCCTTTGTTGCCTGTCAGTCTTCCTTCATACCAACTCTTATCTTTTCTAATCATGTTTTTTGCTTCCCCTCTATTTTCTATATTTGGCTTGATTTTCTTTTGTGTTATTGGACGTAGATTTGTCTTGAGCCTttgtcattttaattttaattttattttttccacTCATCCAAGGAACTCCAGTTTTTGCTCTACCATCTTTACTATTTGTGGCAATATATCTAGTCTGTACCCTAATAATGACTTGTTTGCACTTTTTCCGTTGTGCCTTGTCTTATTTGCCAATATTTCTTTACAGTTTATCTGGACTACTTCACTTTATAACTCATTGAAATAGGTTATTTTCCAGTCATTTACCTTTGACAGTTGcctttctttttcaatttttatattAAACCTAATTATGTTTTGGTTgctgtttcctaaatgttcccctaccctACATTATtgacttgccccacttcatttcctagaactagatGCAGAGCTGCTGCTTTCCTTGTTGGCATAAAACGTACTGATCCAGAAGCAACATTgtagaaattcctccccttctgtgcCAAGTACACTACCCTTACCCTAAGCTTTCTTTGGATAATTAAAGTTATCTATTGTTATGGCCCTGTTCTGTTCCTTTCTTCTCATTTATCTCAatattgctttctctctctctcctttccattGTTTGGCAGTCTATGTCATGTAATCCCAATAGAATAATAGTTCCCTTCCTATACCTTGCCTCTAACCAAATCACTTCAACTTTTGCGCCAACCACTATATCATTTCTGTTCTAGTTCTATAAAGGAATGCTTCATTAACTCTGCCACCTTATTCCCTTTTTTCCTATTCCATCGCTTCTGAATATTTTGCATCCATGAATGTTTAGCTCCCATATCTGCCCTGGCTTAAGCCAAGTCTCCATTAATGCTATTATAATATACCCCTTCCACCATAGCAATAGTATCTTGTCCGTTATCTGATCGTGCTTCATCTGTAAATGAAATCAGATTCAGAAGGTAGACAACCATAAAATGTCATTGACTTGTCATTGAAAATATGGGGCAGGTGTTGCTTTTTCAAATTACTTGTTTCacacatggtccatgtgatcttgAAGTTGGTTTCCTTTTTTTTCTGCTGCTTCCTCTTCTCCATGCTTGCAATACATTGCAAATTTGCACCATATTTCGTGAAAATTATGGCTTGAAATTGTACCATGCTCAGTGTATGTGCATAATCTTTACTAACTGCAATTCACCTTTAATGTATGTGAATGAATTTTAAGTATTTAATTTAACTTAATGTTCATCTGACCATAACTCCACATTTTTAGATGCTCAAGTATGTATAATTTCTGGTTTAATTGCCTTTTAGGTAGTGGAAGTAAAGAACTGGACAACTCTTCCGTTGAAGAACCTGACCAGATAATGGCATTGCAATCCCAAATTTCTTCTCTCTTGGTGCAAAATAAAGAGCTGTGGGATAAACTACAGGTATTTTGGATAATCTGTGATTCTTTACCATTTATTTCTCAGTAGTTTTTACATTTACATTTCTAATACTGATATTTGTACCTTCAAAAAATGTGAAGCATCCTAGGTTTCCTCAGCAAATAATTGTTACTTCACATATGATAAATCTGCTTTTGTGTCATCAAAATTTATGGTAAGAGAAATTATGCAACATACAAATATTACGTAATATGTTTAATACACTGTACAGGTTCATCTCTCGTGGTATTGCTCATGGGCCAAGGATGAAGCCAGGAATATCATGGTGGATACAGAGGCCCAGGAGCAAACATCAAGGTGAAACCAAGGCAGGGTAGAAAGCAAAGGCATGTAAAAGTCGAGGTCCATTGACTGCAGGAGGTGTGGAGAGCAAGAGTGCAGGGAAGGCTGGTATTGAGAGATGCAGGGAACAAATGGCCAGTAGTTGATACAAAGGTAATTTAGCTCTTTGCTGAAGTAATAGTGGAATTTGAAATGTATCTTCTGGGTTAACTAAATCAGGAAAAGGACATGGTGGCTGCATCTTGGAGAATTTTATTTTCTTAACCAATGAAAATATTTGAAACACTGAAACCATGAAAAAGCTCAAACATGAGCTTACTCTGATCCAATCATAAAGCTCAGATATGAGTCTATTGAAGACATTAAAGACACAATTTATTATTATGTTTATAAACTAAAAGTTATGGGTTTGGTGCATATCCATAGGGTGTGAAGCATGCTGATTGGTTCAAAATTTGCACTCTCCAAAAAGCAGCCAATCACATCCCTGGGAGAAAAAAATTCCATTCTCTCTGCAACTATATTAGTTCCCTCACCACCGGAACATATATTGTAAAAATTAAGTTTATATAACATAGTAAACTCATTAACATAATGAACTCATGAAATAAATCAATAATTCTGAAAAGAAGTCACAAAGTTTACCCATAAACATACTATCACATTTGTCAGCACCACCAACAACTTCCTGCCAACATCTTGTTAACCTCCTTCCTTCTGTGGTTCACAACGACACACTTCGAGTAAGTACGAGACGCTTGATTAGTGGAGTATACGGAGCAGACTTTATTCATATACAGCATAGGTGATCAATCTATACTGTACCCAGGAGTAGATTCGGGTTTCTCACTCCAACGAACTCTGGAAAAACCCACCCGTATACATCTCAGTTTGCCTACTTCAAAGTTATATTTCACGGATAAGACCTCATAATTTATCTGTTCTTGGATTCTTTCAAGAACAGGTTATTTACGTAAACAGTCTTAGTTGCTTACTTCAAAGGTACATTCCATAAACAGCACTTTTTGATCTATCTGTTCTCAATACCTTTCAGGATCAGTTTATTGACAGCTTATTTACCTAAACCTCCAATCTATACCACGGTTAATTGATCCCTTTGCCTATGTTTATTACACTAGTCACTAAAGTTATACATCAATCACACATGGTCGATGTTGTCCCAGTCACCATCTCTTTGCACAGGCATCCCTTGTAGATCATTATCAGATATTTGAGGTAGACCATATAATCTGCCGTTCCTTCTCCTAGAAACCTCGCTGGTTTCCAGTTTATCTTAGAAAGACTGTTGCTCCATGACTAGTTGTAGTTATACAGGTTAGTTTGATTATTAACACTTAACTCTCCAACAATTTTGAGAACCTCAAGCTTGCCTGTTGCTTTCTTCTTGCATCTTACCCTCCAGCTGGCTGCATCTACCTATAACCTGTTCATGCTCGCGTGCATTTGCAGATGCCCAACTCAGGAGCCCATACAAACACAATTCCATACCCCGCTCACGATCGGCAATCAGCCCCCGCCCCAGAATTCTCTGATGAGTCCCCCCgcatccctcctcccctcccagtgTTCCCAAGCCTCAGACCCATCCCTTTTCAGTGCTACCAGGTTCCACTCGTAGTTTGCTCTCTTGCCGCACTCCATCCACCATCTCGCTCCCAGGCCCTGCTTCCTCTTTGATACCAAACAAAGAcacaccttcctctcctcccctgaattcCTGTAGTCCCAGACTCCCACTTCCTCTCATTTGCATGTGTTCCAATAGCCTCCCTCTGCCTGATCCCAGCAGCCACCTCTGAACTGGTACATGTTGGCATCCATTTTGCTGCTTTAAGAAAGATGGGAGAAAGAAATTGAGTAATCGGTAAAGGAACATAAATAAGAGTTGTACAGAGAGATTGGGAGTTGCAGAGAAAAGGGGAGATCCTTACCgaaagagtgaatgtgaaagagatGATGTCAATAGGTACAGACACTAATATGGAAAACAGAATAGGAGCCATACAGAAAGGGAATAAAGTGGAAGACAGAAGATGAAGGATACAACAAAATAGTGAGAGTGAACCAGAGATTGTTACAGGAAGAAAAAttagtttttaattttttcttcCAGGAACCAGTCCACAAGAGATAAAACAGTGGCTATATATGTACAGTACTTATTGTTACAGACAGGGGGACGTACTGGTAGAGATCATTAACAATCTTCTATTTAAAAAGACACCAATTTCATGAAAAGTGTTTTTAAATTTGCGAACTCTTAGTACAAAGCTGTAAATTGCAATAAAAGGCAACATATCATTTGCGTGTAATAAAGGCAAAAATTGCAAGTGGCACTTCACCTTCCCAAAACAAGGCTTGTCAAAGAAATTTTCATGAAAATGTCGGCTTTTTAAATCTTGTATCTTACTGTTTaattgtgaatttgaatttgatTACAGGGAAAGGAATTGCAGGACAAAGTAACAAGCATATTGCCACAGGATGAGCAATCAAGACAGAATCCAGAAACATCATTTGACCTAAATCTTAATTCAGCAGATTCCCATTGTATTCTCACAGCTGATTACATCCAGCTAAAGGAATTGTATAAAAACGCTGAAGCTGAAATTACAAACCTGAGAGCAGAGATGTCTTCAAACATCTCAACTGGTTCAATACAAGCAGAGATTTTTGAAAATAGTAGCACTAATACAGAGGTAAAAAATTTGCATGAGCAAGAAACTCAGCATGCATTGGCAATGGAATTGTTGGCTGAATTCTCTGAAGGAAACATGCAGACATTAAGAGAAATTAATGAGAATGGTTATTGTCTCGAACAGAAGCTCCAAGAGACCCAGAGCAAGTATGACGAGGCACTGAAGGAACTTTCAAGTCTGCGGGCACAGGTACAAGAAGATTTGTGCTTCAGAGAAGAACACATGTCTTTACCAAATTTGGAAGAGCTGACGCAGTCCTATGAAGATGAAATAGAAGAACTGAAGCAAAGACTTAAAAGAGCTTTGGAAGATGAAGAGAAGGCTACTAGTAGCTTGAGAGAAATAGAGGAACTCCTAGATATAAAAGATAAAATCTTGTCCAAGTATATGTCTGAGGAAGATTGTGAGGACGTCAAAAATTCTCAAAGCTTGCTTATTGAGAACATCAATCAAGAGAAGGCGCTGCTAATTGAGAAGTATAAGGAAGCACAAGAGGAAATTAAAAAGCTACAAGAAAAGCTGAACTATCAGGCATGCACTCAAGAAAAGGAAAATGACTTCCAAGAGATGCTAGCAGCACTGAACAAAACAATAGATGAGCTGAATAATCAAGTAACTGAAATGACACAGCGGTACAATGAAGCACAAAGTGAGTTAGAAGAGTTGAAGAATAAAAAGGCTGAAGCGGCATTTGAACATGTTAATTCAAACTATATCCATAAAGAGCAACATGAACAACTAGTACAAGTTCTAAATGAGTCAGTAGATGAATTGAAAGAAAAACTTTCAGAAATGGAGATGAACCTTAAGGGAGCTGAGCAAGACAATGCAAAGATACAGAGGGACCTTGAGTTTCAAAAGCAgacctctgtatctctctctgagcATAACCAAATTATAGTGTCTCTTGAAAATACTATAAAGACTTTTGATGGCAGAGTACGCCAGATGGAGAAAGGACTTGAGCAGAAAGAAATAGAGCTCAACATATTGCAAGGAAATCTGGCTACAGAGAAAGCTGCTGTTCAAGAAGCGATGGTTCCAAAATCAGAATGTGAGAAGATAAAACTTTCATTAGAAGCAGAGTCAAATCGATTGACTGTTAAAATAAATGATTTATTGAAAGAACAAGAAAAGATATCTGCAGAAGCTGCACAGGCTAAGAAGGACAACCTATTAGCAAGAAGTGAGCGGGAGACTGCTCAGGCTCAGCTTGTGGTCAAGGAGCAAGAAATCAAGAGGATTCGCATCAGGTGCCATGATATGCAGCAAGCTGTTGAAGAATTGCAAAAGCGGATTAAAGATTCCTTAAAACTAGAAGAAGATAAAGACAAGAAGGTAAGATTTTACATTCATTTTTGCTATTCTgcccttttcatagaatcacagaaaggttacagcacggaaggtggccattcggcccatcgagtccacgccggctctatgcaagagcaatccagctagtcccactcccccgccctttccccgtagccctttaTTTTCAGCCTCTGTGGATTTTCCAGCTGGAATACTTCAGGTAATTGACAAATAATTAAACAGTACAATGGCTGTAACCTCTTGAGCAATGTAATTATTTTTTTTCACAAAAAAATGTCTACTTTTGACCTTAGGAAGCTAATTGCTGGAACGTGTCAGATATAATGCCAtaactattgttctgttgttgagACTAAATAAATGTAGAAACTTCTTTCATAAAATAAGGTGAGTTTGGGTGCGGCCAAGTAACCCGTTCTGGAGGggcgggtcagtgattataatatgttaatgagggtcatttcatgagattttggcagcaatTTGAAACTTatgcctccagcacgggtttcccaggactcggggaaactcggcagtaaaatggaggcgagattgaatggcacttcatggggatggttaaaggtcagtTGTCccaatatgaataaaggctcagtgctcacagctgctttctcagttccctctgggaaatGCTTTGGTGAGTGTTCTTGTGGTGACAGATTTATTTTTACggtttggaggtgttcacacagagaatATCAGAATGGGTGGCgccatggctgctttagattggacttaAGGCGAGGAAGACTATCAACATCCACAGCAGCACAGTCATGCTGTGATGGGAGCTGAAGGGGAGCAGCGGAGGGGTTGAGTTTGTAGGAAGCACTAGCGACCTAACAGGTtgcacagacagaggctcagcttcttggaagagcagtgcttccagaggctgagattgtcacgtcaggtggtcgcagacatctgcagcctcctagaagaagagctgctccctgctgggccTGGTGACCTTGCGTTACCAGTgcctgtgaaagtcaccaccgccctcaatttgtttgcctctggttccttccagagCGCTAACAGAGACATATTGAGGGTCTcccagtcggctgcacataaatgcataagacAGGTGACGGATGGATTGTCTGCCAGAGCTGGGAGTTACGTAAACTTTCCCcgcgatgacaatagccagagCGAGTGGGCACTCAGATTTGCATCTCTGGCCGACTTttcacaggtacagggtgccaccGCTTGCTCACACATGGTAATCTGGGCACCACCAGATCAACCCTCAAGGGAATTCATTCCATCAGtattcagctggtgtgcaaccaaaAGAAAAGTTTCATGTAggtctgtgccagattccctgggagctgccaggatgctttcattctgtggcagtccaacatccctgaCCGGTTTGTACCTGGAACTACCCTGCTAggcgacaaaggatacccccttcaaacctggctcatacctctgaggaaccccaccaatgaacccCAAGAGTGCTTCGATGACAGTCAcatgacaaccagatgtgtcatccAGCAAGCCATCGGCacactcaagatgcgcttcaggtgcctggacaggtctagaggcgcccttcagtactcatcaCTGAGAGCCTCTAGGATGATCGTTGTGTGCTGCTTTCGACACAACACAGCTCATCACTGATCATCTGATGAGGATCCCAATGGAgaagaggtggaagaggaggaagatgaagatgaggCACCCAACGCCAGACCAGCTGCTCACATTGCTGCTCAGGATGCGCTAATAGCTCAAAGGTtaagttagtcactcacactggaccaaagtaactatcacatcccccgccccaccccccacccccccacccccctcactgacacaaagcagtcctgtaaccaaccatccacccattgcacatgcaCCAATTGGTTCCCATCAATTCAGATTTTCACATTCATCACCGACCAACTGAAAAAGCGAGTTGTCACTCGGCACACAAGAATGGGCAACATGGGGAAATGGTACAAATGAATACATTTTATGTGAGCTGATAAAGGAAACTTAATAACACAATATTTTCATAAACATCCATGTGCATATCATTGGTGAACTCCAAAGCTTTTCCTTTCCTACCTACttggtgcaacccctgtggcttcagcagaggaagGGACAGGcggctcagatccctgccctgactgctgagatgctcttggctgatgacctctgggtgttggagcccaCGAGGgctctgccaaagactgctccacctgcacctatgcaagggcagactcggccatcgagaGATGAGGCAGCATGTCGGGCACTGGTTTGGGGGGCCGGTGGCGGCAAACAGGTGAGgtggggagcgctttgagtggatttcccacctccatgtcccctttcgccaccaCCCCTCTCCTAGGCCAgtggcacatcactcctacctctctGAGGGGGAGCatcttggtgcagatcagtgacacattgtaagtTCACGGCTAAGGTAtcagtcatcctgtttaaggcggcagacatgttagcATCCATAGTCTGCACGGCCATGGTTAGGACCTGCATGGACCGACTAGATTGCCGCGATTGAAGTTCCACAGAGAAGATCACTCTATCCGTGGAAGACATCCTCGCAATGGTctgcgacatcaatccacaaatgtttgagctggactcctccatcctctctactATTGTGGACAGCGTGCGTGGCACATCTGCCAGTATCTCGCAAATCTGTTGTCCATCTATGcttctccttttcattgatggcccccaggattcagcatctgtgtccagctgagcagagcttggagaggagtgagcCTGCCGATGTGAacactccacagctgtccctaccaccactctctgctcgtgctcacttgtgaactgtaaCTCACCAAATGAAAACCCACCTAACTATATAACAGGATCCACGGAAGTGCGAGTAACTGTGCTGGGTGCCTGGTAAGAatgtgtcctgtgatggtgcaccctcagaagcaaTCAGCTCCTCTGAAGAATCGTCGTCCAAACATCCATGGGCAGCTGTTCTTCACatgatggccctggaggagagaagagaccgATATGAATCAGTAAtggcaatgtaaaaatgttgctaCTTGGCATAATTAAGATGATCATGTTTCACTTGGTGCTGAAATCATGTCAACCTGACTTAGTCTTGTATGAGATGTAGGTCAGAGATACTTAATGCTGTCACCATGCAGCTGCgcagtcccagtctctccatctctgattgtCATGGGCGCAGGTATGCCACTGATCTCCACGGCCTCTTCATCTGCTGATGTCAGCTGTACTGTCTGTGGTGGGCGACCtccggtcctctccctctcccttgtattttgtgtTCGCTTCTGCTGCAAGGGGGAGCGACAGACCatgtgttcacccgatggatgcagtgcattcattGACGGTGACTATCAGGTAGATGCACCACGAGTTAcactggcatgcatttgaggaTGTGTGTTTACAATTGATGAACTGACTGAGgtagcatcacattgcataaggattggggtgagtggcaatggtggatggataaatggggacaTGAGAAAGCGTATAGAAAGTGAATGATAGGTActgttgaaacttaagtggctgtgaggagtgatatgatggagtacacttgacaagacagagtgagcgggggggggagtgCACTATAGGATGTAGATGAATCTGCAGGTGTGCTCACTTgacttggttaggtcattaaaccgcttcctccACTGCATCCAGGTATGGGACACTATACTCCTGCTGCTGTCCTCCTTAGCCACCTCTAACCACGCCTTCATGGTGACAGCGGCAGGCCCTGTCACGTAGACATGTTTACTGTTGCCTCTTTCTATGTGCATTATCCTACATTGATTCATATTAAAATCCATCTTCCATATCTCAAACCAAGTTTCTCTGAAAATAGTTGTCACCTATCCACAGAACGGtgtctcatcagcaaatttaataaTACTGCTACAGACATCCTGTACTACATCATTCACAAATATTGTAAATAGCAACGGTCCCTATGGAGCACCACTGGTTACCTCTTCCATGGCAGAGCACTTTCCATTTATCAGCATCCTCTGTCTTTGCTGCTAAGTCACTTCAGTCCATTTAGACAATTTGTCAGCTGTTCCATGAGTCTTAAGCTTCCTTTCTAtccttgcaggaggagcatgtcaaatcccttttgaaaatccaaataaactacatctacTGGATTGCCTTCATACACTAGCTTAGTTACTCCCTCAAAGAATTCTAGTAGGTTTGTAAGAATGACCTATTACttttaaaaccatgctgactactCCCTAGGATAGCTGTGTTCTTTAAAGGCTTATTTATAGCAACATAGAGAATATCCTCAAGCACGTGTCTCACTatggatgtcaggctaattggcctgtgaTCAAAGGTTCATGCCTTACTTTATTTGTGAATATTGCAACCACATTTACCTCTAGTCCAATATTTATGGACATCTTAAAATATCAAAGCATCATAATTTTCTGGATGTAGCCCATCTGGCCCAAAAACTTAATCCTTATAATTTCTCCACAACATTTTTTGACTAAATTGTTTACATGCTATAGATTGTTTAGCCCAATTTAGAATAAGTGGAATTAGTCTATAATCCCTCATTTGTGAAAACTTCTGTAAAGAATCCATTCAGTATATTTGCTGTATATCCTGATAATATGATAATCATATGTAAAATTTTACCTCAACTTATCTTTTAATAGGTAaaacaaatgcaaaatactgcagattctggaaatcttaaataaagacagaaaatgctggaaacattcagcaggtcaggcaacatctgtggagagagaaacagagttaacatttcaggtcgtcaaaaggtcatcgacctgaaatgttaactctgtttctctctcctcagatgctgcctgtcctgctgcgtgttttcagcattttctgtttttatttcatctttTAATGGGTCCATCTGTCCTTTGAGGTTCCTTCTATTATTAACATAGTTATAAAACCGTTTTGAATCCCTCTGGATTCAAATTGAATTATGGAAAAggctcaacgggctgaatggtctactcctgttcatatgtaaCAGGAGTTGTTGCCCTTGTGATCAGAGGCATTTTCCAGTGAAGCCTTTTAGAACTAAGGCAGTCTTACCTAGTACTTATGGGACTTTTATCTCAAAtatgtttttgatttttttttcctattgCATAATGAATCTACTCCTTCACCCCAATTGAACTTGTTGTATTTTGGTGTTTTAAACAGAACAATGAACTGACGAAGGAAGTAAGCAAattgaaggaggcactgaacagTCTTTCCCAACTTTCTTATACTGCAAATACTCTCAAAAGACAAAACCAGCAACTTGAGACTCTTCAGCAGCAAGTGAAACATTTACAGCACCAGTTATCTGTAAGTACATAAATCCCCCAAGTGGTATTTATGATGTTTTAAAGGCCTGTACTTTACAACATCTAAACTGTTGATTCCCCAGATACAGTGATAATACATGCTTCAAGTAAATAAGATCTTGTGTAGGGTAAGCAGAGCTCATTAAAGAGCTAATTCACTGTAGACTTTGAAAAATTCTTGTGCAACTAGAGACATGGTAGAGTGGGTTAATGCACTATCCTTTTCACCTtttggaacttaggaacaggaatagtccattcagccccttgagcctgttctgccattcaattagatcatggctgatctgtatcttaactccatctacctgccttggttctgtaacccttgatacccttgcctaacaaatctCTATCAATCTAGGAAGAACATCTTTGTGAGCTAAGGTCCCTTCATGAAATTAATTTCAGATGCTATTCCATTATTGTGTTTCAAATGTATAGTACAGCTGCTCCAATCAATGAAAtgtaatcatttaatttataggaAGCAAATCAACGACATCAGGAGGTAATATCTGTGTATAGAATGCATCTTCTGTATGCTGTCCAGGTAAGTTTCTGTAATTATCCTTTATCCTTTATTTACTGCACAAGGCAGTTGAGATCATTTCTGAATTGACAGGTTCCTTTATTTCTTAAGGATTCCTTTACAACTTGCTTTTGTGTTTCTTAACATTAAAAGATGCAAAGGTCACTGCTTCAACTGCTTTCTTTGGCAAAGTATTTGATGATCCAAAAGAAGCTCTGCCGAAAGAAATGCCTCCTAACCTTGCTGCTTATTCTCTCAGTCgtagattcatagaatgatacagcacagaaagaggccattcggtccattgtgcttgtgccagctcttttgaaagagctatcagttAAGtcgcactcctctgctcttccccttagccctgcaaatttttcctcttcaagtaattatccagttcccttttgaaaattattattgaatctgcttccatcaccctttcaggcagcaccttccagatcacaactcgctgcatataaAATTTTGCCtcatctcgcctttggttcttttgtcaaataccttaaatctgtgtcctctggttaccgacccttctgtcactggaaacagtttctccttatttacttctaGAGatcataatccaggacaaaattaattgtcatttggaagaacatgggttaataaatgaccaccaaaatggatttgttaaaggcaaatcgtgtctgacaacttaagaacataagaaataggagcaggagtaggccaatcggcccctcgagcctgctccgccattcaataagatcatggctgatctgatcctaacctcaaatctaaattcatgtccaatttcctgcccgctccccgtaacccctaattccctttacttctaggaaactgtcgatttctgttttaaatttatataatgatgtagtttccacagcttcctggggcagcaaattccacagaccaactaccctctgagtgaagaagtttctcctcatctcagttttgaaagagcagccccttattctaagattatgccccctagttctagtttcacccatccttgggaacatccttaccgcatccacccgatcaag
The DNA window shown above is from Heptranchias perlo isolate sHepPer1 chromosome 1, sHepPer1.hap1, whole genome shotgun sequence and carries:
- the rai14 gene encoding ankycorbin isoform X3; the encoded protein is MKRMFLCSFLSVGAHEWSKNDDRLLQAVEHGDTEKVAALLGKKGISPTKLDSEGKSAFHLAATKGQVDCLGAMLTHGVDLTIPDGSGHNALHLASKNSHQECVKKILQYKCPVECADINGKTALHHAATSGSISIIQLLYEHKCPINIKDAEGFTPLIQAAQSNHAEVCRYLIDQGADIDARDKNGRTAVMMACEHGSGNAVEILVKRGANLKLVDALGHDALHYYKLSGNADILNFLQATLKKVSEDADMKSAQTSKQGPQSIEIPSPQSHSPRSSEFEPSEVEETFVKERENDEETRKLQAEKANLLEVIQNLNQQLRDKNFQEAQQNDLKRQDCRNNEEMPFDAIGSGSKELDNSSVEEPDQIMALQSQISSLLVQNKELWDKLQGKELQDKVTSILPQDEQSRQNPETSFDLNLNSADSHCILTADYIQLKELYKNAEAEITNLRAEMSSNISTGSIQAEIFENSSTNTEVKNLHEQETQHALAMELLAEFSEGNMQTLREINENGYCLEQKLQETQSKYDEALKELSSLRAQVQEDLCFREEHMSLPNLEELTQSYEDEIEELKQRLKRALEDEEKATSSLREIEELLDIKDKILSKYMSEEDCEDVKNSQSLLIENINQEKALLIEKYKEAQEEIKKLQEKLNYQACTQEKENDFQEMLAALNKTIDELNNQVTEMTQRYNEAQSELEELKNKKAEAAFEHVNSNYIHKEQHEQLVQVLNESVDELKEKLSEMEMNLKGAEQDNAKIQRDLEFQKQTSVSLSEHNQIIVSLENTIKTFDGRVRQMEKGLEQKEIELNILQGNLATEKAAVQEAMVPKSECEKIKLSLEAESNRLTVKINDLLKEQEKISAEAAQAKKDNLLARSERETAQAQLVVKEQEIKRIRIRCHDMQQAVEELQKRIKDSLKLEEDKDKKNNELTKEVSKLKEALNSLSQLSYTANTLKRQNQQLETLQQQVKHLQHQLSEANQRHQEVISVYRMHLLYAVQGQMDEDVQKALKQILTMCKTQTQMK